The Sulfurimonas hydrogeniphila genome includes a window with the following:
- the hsrA gene encoding homeostatic response regulator transcription factor HsrA — protein sequence MRILIIEDEVTLNKMLAEGLKEFGYQSDVVETLKDGEYYLDIRNYDLVLMDWMLPDGNSVDIIGDIKTKTPKTVVVVISARDDNESEIEALRAGADDYIRKPFDFDVLIARIEARLRFGGSNIIEIEDLTINPEEEKITYKETEIELKGKPFEVLTHLARHRDQIVSKEQLLDAIWEEPELVTPNVIEVAINQIRQKMDKPLSITTIETVRRRGYRFCFPKEI from the coding sequence ATGCGTATATTAATTATAGAAGATGAAGTAACATTAAACAAAATGTTAGCAGAAGGACTCAAAGAATTTGGTTACCAAAGTGATGTAGTAGAGACATTAAAAGACGGTGAATACTATCTAGACATCCGTAACTATGATTTGGTTCTGATGGACTGGATGCTTCCAGACGGAAATTCAGTGGATATCATAGGTGATATCAAAACAAAAACTCCTAAGACAGTTGTTGTTGTTATTTCAGCCAGAGATGACAATGAAAGTGAGATCGAGGCACTGCGCGCCGGTGCTGATGACTACATCAGAAAACCTTTTGATTTTGACGTATTAATCGCTCGTATTGAAGCGCGTTTGCGTTTTGGCGGAAGCAATATCATAGAGATTGAAGACTTGACAATTAATCCTGAAGAAGAAAAAATTACCTATAAAGAGACTGAAATAGAGCTCAAAGGAAAACCTTTTGAAGTACTGACTCACCTTGCACGTCATCGTGATCAGATTGTTTCCAAAGAACAGCTTCTTGACGCTATCTGGGAAGAGCCTGAACTTGTTACGCCAAATGTCATTGAAGTAGCAATCAATCAGATTCGACAAAAAATGGACAAACCATTATCAATCACTACTATAGAAACTGTACGTCGTCGAGGCTACCGCTTCTGCTTTCCAAAAGAAATCTAA
- the plsY gene encoding glycerol-3-phosphate 1-O-acyltransferase PlsY encodes MDFLFNINVQFYIAAYLIGGIPFGLLLAKKFAGVDVKSAGSGSIGATNVLRVVKEKNPDLAKKLGIATLALDALKGVSVLAVAYFMGLDESVLWAIAVLAVLGHCFSPYLGFEGGKGIATGMGVMMFLLPLETTIALVVWLVMAKTVRISSVSSLTGVLSLLVTSFVLHPNMPHAPVVFIVFILFYKHIPNIIRVIKGEEKRVI; translated from the coding sequence ATGGATTTTTTATTTAATATCAATGTACAGTTTTATATTGCTGCATATCTCATTGGAGGTATTCCCTTTGGTCTTTTGCTTGCAAAGAAATTTGCAGGTGTTGATGTCAAGTCGGCAGGAAGCGGCAGTATTGGTGCTACAAATGTTTTACGCGTTGTCAAGGAAAAAAATCCGGACCTGGCAAAAAAACTCGGTATTGCAACCCTTGCATTGGATGCACTCAAAGGTGTCAGCGTTTTAGCTGTTGCTTACTTTATGGGGCTTGACGAATCCGTTTTATGGGCTATTGCTGTTTTGGCAGTTCTTGGTCATTGTTTTTCCCCCTATCTTGGATTTGAAGGAGGCAAAGGTATCGCAACAGGAATGGGCGTTATGATGTTTCTTTTGCCTCTGGAGACAACAATTGCTCTTGTTGTGTGGCTTGTTATGGCTAAAACAGTCCGTATCTCATCCGTCTCTTCCCTCACGGGTGTTTTATCTTTGCTTGTTACAAGTTTTGTTCTTCATCCGAATATGCCGCATGCACCGGTTGTATTTATTGTATTTATTCTGTTTTATAAACATATCCCCAATATCATTCGTGTCATCAAGGGTGAAGAAAAAAGAGTCATATAA
- a CDS encoding sensor histidine kinase — MVQYAKNISAYKSVFQTDESMGENFFSLNVGIINLKNSHTGMDIYETSQNNHTFLTLIYPFNLDDKSYLKITKDITQTKHLLKKIQRYIFVINIASILLVIIYAIALSKMLIAPIQTFSNKLANMNEHLITEIDMKKLPKEFEPLGATLNHLILRIENFVKYQKELFIGTAHELKTPLAVIKLKNQVTLIKKRSPEEYIEAIKTTNKTVDEMNIIITNILNIGRQEGAQLDRPVEVDVIAFLKQKANDFKLLAENEGKQLHMDFKPDGFMATLQISLLNQILQNFLQNAIKFTPKDKSIILRSSQDDVGLLIEVVDEGCGIDDSIDLFAPFKRQGNKSGVGLGLFLAKSAADALGAKISIRNRKDGIDGTVASLQLNSKLSCIIPKKR; from the coding sequence TTGGTACAATATGCCAAAAATATTTCTGCATACAAATCAGTTTTTCAGACAGATGAATCAATGGGAGAAAACTTTTTCTCTTTAAATGTCGGCATCATTAATTTGAAAAATTCTCATACCGGTATGGATATTTATGAAACTTCTCAGAATAATCATACTTTTTTAACGCTCATCTATCCCTTTAACCTTGATGATAAAAGCTATCTGAAAATTACAAAAGATATTACACAGACAAAGCATCTTCTGAAAAAGATTCAAAGATATATCTTTGTTATCAATATAGCAAGTATCCTGCTTGTTATTATCTATGCTATTGCCTTGTCCAAAATGCTTATTGCTCCTATTCAGACATTTTCAAACAAACTGGCAAATATGAATGAGCACCTCATCACAGAGATAGATATGAAAAAACTTCCTAAAGAGTTTGAACCTTTGGGGGCAACGCTCAACCATCTGATTTTAAGAATTGAAAATTTTGTCAAATATCAAAAAGAGCTTTTTATAGGGACCGCACATGAATTAAAAACTCCCTTGGCGGTTATAAAATTAAAAAACCAGGTAACTCTCATAAAAAAACGCTCACCCGAAGAGTATATAGAAGCTATCAAAACAACCAACAAAACTGTCGATGAAATGAATATAATTATAACAAACATACTCAACATAGGCCGTCAGGAAGGAGCGCAGCTTGACAGACCTGTAGAGGTGGATGTCATAGCCTTTTTAAAACAAAAAGCAAATGACTTCAAACTGCTTGCCGAAAACGAAGGCAAACAGCTGCATATGGATTTTAAACCCGACGGATTTATGGCAACACTGCAGATAAGTCTTTTAAACCAGATTCTGCAAAACTTTTTGCAAAATGCCATTAAATTTACGCCCAAGGACAAATCTATCATACTCAGAAGTTCACAGGATGATGTCGGATTACTGATAGAGGTTGTAGATGAGGGATGTGGAATTGATGACAGTATAGATTTATTTGCACCATTTAAGCGTCAAGGAAACAAATCCGGCGTCGGTCTTGGTCTTTTCCTGGCAAAAAGCGCCGCAGATGCCTTAGGTGCGAAAATAAGCATAAGAAACAGAAAAGACGGAATTGACGGAACAGTAGCATCTTTGCAGCTTAATTCTAAATTATCCTGTATAATTCCAAAGAAGAGGTAA
- the nadA gene encoding quinolinate synthase NadA, with product MQLTNDELKKRISELKEKLSVTVVAHFYQRDEVFELADITGDSLELAMRTMADDAEFVLFCGVGFMGQSVKVLSPDKRVVMPKIACCAMARMIDSLYYDDSVKFLEDNGIARENILPITYINSNAEVKAKVGEMGGMVCTSSNAKKIITTALAEGKKILFVPDRCLGQNIANQMGLKSMVIGQAGDPKEADIICYDGFCSVHQLFTLDDIAFYRKKFPGIKIATHPECDPAVCDASDFVGSTSQLIKYITELPEDQKVAVGTEFNMVNRLRPKNTYVLSSTKPECPTMNETTLEDVYLTLKAIDEGAPINEIEVDPKTQKWAKIALERMLAL from the coding sequence TTGCAGTTAACAAATGATGAATTAAAAAAACGAATTTCCGAGCTCAAAGAAAAACTGAGTGTCACAGTTGTTGCACACTTTTATCAGCGTGATGAAGTGTTTGAACTTGCTGATATTACAGGCGATTCATTGGAATTGGCTATGAGAACAATGGCAGATGATGCAGAATTTGTACTCTTTTGCGGTGTCGGATTTATGGGACAGAGTGTGAAAGTTCTTTCACCGGACAAGCGTGTTGTTATGCCAAAAATTGCCTGTTGTGCAATGGCCCGTATGATTGACTCGCTTTATTATGATGATTCTGTGAAATTTTTAGAAGATAACGGCATTGCCAGAGAAAACATATTGCCAATCACCTACATAAACTCCAATGCTGAGGTAAAAGCAAAAGTAGGAGAGATGGGCGGAATGGTTTGTACAAGTTCAAATGCCAAAAAAATCATTACAACAGCATTGGCGGAGGGGAAAAAAATTCTTTTTGTTCCTGATCGATGTCTTGGACAAAATATTGCCAACCAGATGGGACTTAAATCTATGGTGATTGGACAAGCTGGTGATCCCAAAGAGGCAGACATTATCTGCTATGACGGTTTTTGCTCGGTGCATCAGCTTTTTACACTGGATGATATAGCTTTTTACCGTAAAAAGTTTCCGGGTATAAAAATTGCAACACATCCTGAATGTGATCCTGCTGTTTGTGATGCCAGTGATTTTGTAGGTTCAACCTCACAGCTTATCAAATATATTACAGAGTTGCCCGAAGATCAAAAAGTGGCAGTCGGTACAGAGTTTAATATGGTAAACCGACTGCGACCAAAAAATACCTATGTGTTAAGCTCTACAAAACCGGAATGTCCGACAATGAATGAAACAACGCTTGAAGATGTTTACCTGACACTCAAAGCAATAGATGAGGGTGCGCCGATAAACGAGATAGAAGTTGATCCAAAAACGCAAAAATGGGCAAAAATCGCATTAGAGCGAATGTTGGCATTATGA
- the bamA gene encoding outer membrane protein assembly factor BamA: MKILLSFLLVVLTTNIYARVVKTIDYNGLIHLSKPVALRILGFGEGDDIDKEMVDKAIKKYFDQGYFNDIWTEFDEKGKLTFYFKEKAIISKVELKGWKEDDDEVKESVIQIKKGSLYDEKKIEAAKKRIIDAISQEGKIDSVVEVETTYLENGSVKVTFVVNEGEEIIIKKLQYSGVYGLDPDDFDDVIANKEQEFMGWFWGQNDGKMSLRDLEYDNLRIRDYYMQYGYLDAKVDEPFVRVDFDNYSADMSYLISEGKPYKISKISVNQLVHVADDAKLRDAISLKKDETFNIKTFREDSKKIKTLVADLGYAFVQVVPDLKKDKENHTVEVVFKVIPGEKVRIRNVLISGNNRTLDRVIRRELYLGPNDIYSLTDLTDSRAALGRLGFFDSNTIEEKRIDNKTMDLIVKVKEAPTGNIQLGGGYGSYGGLLLSIGVNDRNIWGSGINVGIKAEKSQTTQNYSFNISNPRLNDSDFSGNFSIYQSAFDYIDYSVVSNGLSMGIGHRFTRYISGYLGYAYSSNSYTFGDDFNASVYGGINPFEAFTKSSVSVSIKWDNTDDYYLPRKGFELSQSLEKSGLGGTADFIKARTNFAKYYGLQDLLGFDAIFRYKARYYAIIDNGYIPLAEKFYMGGIGSVRGYQAYTLSPTVADATAVDGIRRVGGTQTFSNNIELSMPLIPKAKMRIVAFADWGMISDNVTDNLLTNNISRAGYGLGLEWFSPVGPIQLMFARPINPQDGDQTANFEFTMGQRF; this comes from the coding sequence ATGAAAATACTTTTGTCTTTTTTGCTGGTTGTATTGACAACTAATATATATGCGCGTGTAGTGAAAACTATTGATTATAATGGATTAATCCACCTTTCCAAGCCGGTTGCCTTGAGAATTTTAGGATTTGGCGAAGGTGATGACATAGACAAAGAGATGGTTGACAAAGCGATTAAAAAATATTTTGATCAAGGCTATTTTAATGATATCTGGACAGAATTTGATGAAAAGGGAAAACTGACTTTTTATTTTAAAGAAAAAGCAATTATCTCCAAGGTGGAACTCAAGGGCTGGAAAGAAGATGATGATGAAGTCAAAGAGTCTGTCATTCAAATCAAAAAAGGGTCGTTATATGATGAAAAGAAAATTGAAGCTGCCAAAAAAAGAATCATTGACGCAATTTCACAAGAAGGTAAAATTGACAGTGTCGTAGAAGTTGAAACGACATATTTGGAAAACGGAAGTGTAAAAGTTACTTTTGTTGTGAACGAAGGCGAAGAAATTATTATCAAAAAATTACAATACAGTGGTGTATACGGCTTGGATCCGGATGATTTTGATGATGTTATAGCCAATAAAGAGCAAGAATTCATGGGCTGGTTCTGGGGACAGAATGACGGTAAAATGAGTCTGAGAGATTTGGAATACGATAACCTGAGAATACGTGACTATTATATGCAGTACGGGTATCTGGATGCGAAAGTAGATGAACCTTTTGTGCGGGTTGATTTTGACAACTACAGTGCTGATATGAGTTATCTGATTTCAGAAGGCAAACCATATAAAATAAGCAAAATTTCCGTCAATCAACTTGTCCATGTTGCAGATGATGCAAAATTACGAGATGCCATCTCGCTGAAAAAAGATGAAACTTTCAATATCAAAACTTTTAGAGAGGACTCAAAAAAGATTAAAACACTTGTTGCAGACCTTGGTTATGCTTTTGTTCAGGTAGTGCCTGACTTGAAAAAAGACAAAGAAAACCATACAGTTGAAGTAGTGTTCAAAGTTATACCCGGAGAGAAAGTAAGAATCAGAAATGTATTGATTTCAGGTAATAACAGAACACTTGACAGGGTAATACGTCGAGAGTTGTATTTGGGACCGAATGATATATACTCATTAACGGATTTGACAGATTCCCGTGCAGCACTTGGAAGGCTTGGTTTTTTTGACAGCAATACAATTGAGGAAAAAAGAATTGACAACAAGACTATGGATTTGATTGTAAAAGTCAAAGAAGCACCAACCGGTAATATTCAGTTGGGAGGCGGATACGGAAGTTATGGAGGACTGTTGCTGAGTATCGGGGTAAATGATAGAAATATATGGGGGTCGGGTATTAATGTCGGCATTAAGGCTGAAAAATCCCAGACAACACAAAACTACTCTTTTAATATTTCGAATCCTCGTCTCAATGACAGTGATTTCAGTGGAAACTTTTCTATTTATCAGTCAGCTTTTGATTATATTGACTATTCTGTTGTAAGCAATGGTCTGAGTATGGGAATAGGACACAGGTTTACACGCTATATCAGTGGTTATCTGGGATATGCTTATTCAAGTAACAGTTATACTTTTGGAGATGACTTCAATGCTTCTGTATATGGCGGGATCAATCCGTTTGAAGCTTTTACAAAAAGCAGTGTTTCTGTGAGTATAAAATGGGATAATACTGATGATTATTATCTTCCTCGTAAAGGATTTGAATTGTCCCAGAGTCTTGAAAAATCAGGGCTTGGCGGTACGGCTGACTTTATAAAGGCAAGAACAAATTTTGCCAAATACTATGGACTTCAGGATCTGCTTGGATTTGATGCTATTTTTAGATACAAAGCCAGATATTATGCAATTATAGACAACGGATACATTCCGCTTGCCGAAAAATTTTATATGGGCGGGATTGGAAGTGTGCGAGGGTACCAGGCATATACACTTTCTCCGACTGTAGCGGATGCTACTGCAGTGGATGGAATAAGAAGAGTGGGCGGAACACAAACTTTTTCAAATAATATAGAATTGAGTATGCCTTTGATACCAAAAGCAAAAATGCGTATAGTGGCTTTTGCAGACTGGGGAATGATTTCGGATAATGTAACAGATAATTTACTAACCAACAATATTTCAAGAGCCGGATACGGGCTTGGACTGGAGTGGTTCTCACCTGTCGGCCCGATTCAGCTAATGTTTGCCCGTCCGATAAACCCTCAGGATGGCGACCAGACTGCAAACTTTGAATTTACAATGGGACAGAGATTTTAG
- a CDS encoding Ppx/GppA phosphatase family protein: MAKRVAIIDIGSNSVRMVIYEKVSRFAFHLLHEEKSKVRISEDAYKHEGALQEVPMQRAFDALSDFIQISNSFKTNKLFCVATSALRDAPNKKDFLQKVKKELKLNIKIISGEKEAYFGGIACANLLPMQENALSIDIGGGSTELAYIDKNNVSHPLSLKLGTVRLKELYFDADDIEGAIRYIDEQLQMLPAMKVETLIGIGGTFRAISSSIMKRETYPLNKLHAYEFKVTLLQEFIEELLNAKSNKELKSLFINSNRFDVIKPGTLILQRLIKKINISKVITSGVGVREGVYLSDLLRNSKHKFPHNYNTSVRYIIDSHIKDRQFSNNLSLLAKKLFDLTHEYFGIDYKYRYNLALAAKLYPAGSSVHFYSQNKHTYYLIKSALEFGFRHHDIMLIATLTKYAKNKLPSSTHLQLYKKLLPKEQITKTLSFLLSLSIALLSHRPRNLDFELVFEKNTLHVNSSKKLYLAKEAVLKLECEHNSFSVKF, encoded by the coding sequence TTGGCAAAGCGTGTTGCAATCATAGACATAGGCTCCAATTCAGTGAGAATGGTGATATATGAGAAAGTGTCACGTTTTGCTTTTCATTTGCTTCATGAAGAGAAGTCAAAGGTCAGAATTTCTGAAGATGCCTACAAACACGAAGGAGCTCTGCAAGAGGTTCCTATGCAAAGAGCTTTTGATGCACTGAGTGACTTTATACAGATCAGCAACTCTTTTAAGACAAACAAACTCTTTTGTGTTGCAACTTCGGCACTCAGAGATGCCCCCAATAAAAAAGATTTTTTACAAAAAGTAAAAAAAGAACTCAAACTCAATATAAAAATTATCAGTGGCGAAAAAGAAGCGTACTTCGGAGGCATTGCCTGTGCCAATCTTTTGCCAATGCAGGAAAATGCACTCAGCATAGATATAGGAGGCGGTTCTACTGAGCTTGCCTATATAGACAAAAACAATGTCTCCCATCCTCTATCTCTCAAACTTGGAACAGTACGTCTTAAAGAGCTTTATTTTGATGCTGATGACATAGAAGGTGCCATCAGGTATATTGACGAACAACTCCAAATGCTTCCTGCTATGAAAGTTGAAACACTCATCGGAATCGGCGGAACATTTCGGGCAATATCCAGTTCTATCATGAAGAGAGAAACATATCCGCTGAATAAACTTCACGCTTATGAATTTAAGGTCACTCTCTTGCAGGAGTTTATAGAAGAACTGCTCAATGCAAAAAGCAACAAAGAACTCAAAAGCCTTTTTATCAACAGTAACAGATTTGATGTCATTAAACCCGGTACGCTTATTTTACAAAGACTTATCAAAAAGATAAATATCTCAAAAGTGATTACAAGCGGTGTAGGTGTACGAGAGGGTGTATATCTGAGTGATTTGCTAAGGAACTCCAAACATAAATTTCCGCACAATTACAATACCTCCGTGCGCTATATTATAGACTCGCACATAAAAGACAGACAGTTTTCAAATAATTTAAGCTTATTGGCTAAAAAACTCTTTGATTTAACCCATGAATATTTTGGTATAGATTACAAATACAGATACAATCTTGCCTTAGCCGCAAAACTATATCCCGCAGGAAGCAGTGTCCATTTTTATTCCCAAAACAAGCATACCTATTATTTGATAAAAAGTGCCCTGGAGTTTGGTTTCAGACATCACGACATCATGCTCATTGCCACATTGACAAAGTACGCTAAAAACAAACTGCCATCGAGTACCCATTTGCAACTCTACAAAAAACTTCTTCCCAAAGAACAGATTACGAAAACACTCAGTTTTCTGCTCTCTTTAAGTATAGCACTCTTAAGCCACAGGCCAAGAAACCTGGATTTTGAGTTAGTGTTTGAAAAAAACACATTACATGTAAACTCTTCAAAAAAACTTTATCTCGCCAAAGAAGCCGTACTGAAACTAGAATGTGAACATAACAGTTTTAGCGTAAAATTCTAA
- a CDS encoding YfhL family 4Fe-4S dicluster ferredoxin, whose product MALIINDECIACDACREECPTLAIEEGDPIYYIDPDRCTECVGIYDEPACISVCPVDCIVPDKDNVETVAELQFKYKNLEIEE is encoded by the coding sequence ATGGCTTTAATAATAAATGATGAATGTATAGCATGTGATGCATGTAGAGAAGAATGTCCTACACTGGCAATAGAAGAAGGTGATCCGATTTATTATATTGATCCCGACAGATGTACTGAGTGCGTCGGCATATATGATGAACCTGCCTGTATATCTGTTTGTCCTGTTGACTGCATAGTGCCGGATAAAGATAATGTTGAAACTGTGGCAGAACTGCAGTTTAAATATAAAAATTTAGAAATAGAAGAGTAG
- a CDS encoding prephenate dehydrogenase has protein sequence MNIAIIGLGLMGGSLALSLKKQNYVDSIVGYDHNQKHTQDALCLGLVDKIVSFEEVKKCDVIFLAIPVNGVIKILKELTDVGPDTTIIDLGSTKEKIVASVPPQIRKNFVAAHPMTGTENFGPHAAVENLYYDKVVVLCDLEESGELQTKVAKKIFKSLHMKKHFMKSQEHDRHAAFISHMPHAISYSIANTVLKQENKHTILALAAGGFRSMSRLAKSSPYMWEDIFRQNKENLLEAIELFETELTNLKQNIQNEEWDKVHQEMANANKLHDILD, from the coding sequence ATGAATATAGCAATTATTGGATTAGGTTTGATGGGAGGTTCCCTTGCCCTTTCATTAAAAAAACAAAATTATGTTGACTCTATTGTAGGTTATGATCATAATCAAAAGCATACACAGGATGCCCTTTGCCTTGGACTGGTAGACAAAATAGTCTCTTTTGAAGAGGTGAAGAAGTGTGATGTTATTTTTCTTGCCATTCCTGTCAACGGTGTAATTAAAATATTAAAAGAACTGACGGATGTCGGGCCAGATACCACCATTATCGACCTGGGAAGCACAAAAGAAAAAATTGTAGCCTCTGTCCCGCCGCAGATACGCAAAAACTTTGTAGCCGCACACCCTATGACCGGAACAGAAAACTTTGGTCCGCATGCCGCGGTTGAAAATCTTTACTACGACAAGGTTGTTGTATTGTGCGATCTTGAAGAGAGTGGAGAACTGCAGACAAAGGTTGCCAAAAAAATATTTAAATCGCTGCATATGAAAAAACATTTTATGAAGTCTCAGGAGCATGACCGTCATGCCGCTTTTATTTCACATATGCCCCATGCCATCTCTTATTCTATTGCCAACACTGTGTTAAAGCAGGAAAATAAGCACACAATTTTAGCCTTGGCTGCAGGTGGGTTTCGTTCCATGAGTCGTCTGGCAAAGAGTTCTCCCTATATGTGGGAAGATATTTTCAGACAGAACAAAGAGAATCTGCTTGAAGCTATAGAACTTTTTGAAACAGAGCTTACAAATCTCAAACAAAACATTCAAAACGAAGAGTGGGACAAAGTCCATCAAGAGATGGCCAATGCCAACAAACTGCATGATATCCTGGATTAG
- the nadC gene encoding carboxylating nicotinate-nucleotide diphosphorylase: MIEEFVKEALAEDVGRGDLYALVEPAVPASAKIIAKSDGVVAGQKYIDVLAKLENFSIQWLKSDRQSFHSGETIAVLEADSHTLLRCERTVLDMLLHASSIATLTRRYVAITEPYKVKLLDTRKTRPLLRIFEKYATRCGGAVNHRMGLDDSLMIKDTHLKTIQNLQSYIENARKVIPFTAKIEVEADTLFIAQEAMQAQADIVMCDNMTPAQVEEVVAFRNENYPHILLEASGNISLETIESYAKTGVDAISSGSLVHQANWIDLSMKMD; the protein is encoded by the coding sequence ATGATAGAAGAGTTTGTAAAAGAAGCCTTGGCTGAAGATGTGGGACGTGGTGATTTATATGCACTCGTAGAGCCTGCGGTACCCGCAAGTGCTAAAATCATAGCAAAAAGTGATGGAGTTGTCGCGGGACAAAAGTATATAGACGTTTTGGCAAAGCTTGAAAACTTTTCTATTCAATGGTTAAAATCTGACAGGCAGTCATTTCACAGTGGAGAAACGATTGCGGTCTTGGAAGCAGATTCGCATACACTGCTTCGCTGTGAAAGAACAGTTTTGGATATGCTTTTACACGCAAGTTCTATTGCTACACTGACAAGAAGATATGTTGCAATAACAGAGCCGTATAAGGTAAAACTTTTGGACACAAGAAAAACAAGACCATTATTGCGAATATTTGAAAAGTATGCAACACGCTGTGGCGGTGCTGTAAATCACAGAATGGGACTTGATGACTCTCTGATGATAAAAGACACCCATCTCAAAACAATTCAAAATCTGCAAAGCTATATAGAAAATGCAAGAAAGGTTATTCCCTTTACTGCAAAAATTGAAGTAGAGGCCGATACTCTTTTTATAGCACAGGAGGCTATGCAGGCGCAGGCAGATATCGTTATGTGTGACAATATGACACCGGCTCAGGTTGAAGAGGTTGTGGCTTTTAGAAACGAAAACTATCCGCATATCCTTTTAGAAGCGAGTGGAAACATCTCTTTGGAGACCATTGAGTCTTATGCAAAAACAGGAGTAGATGCCATCAGTTCAGGTTCATTGGTGCATCAGGCCAACTGGATTGATTTGTCAATGAAAATGGATTAG
- the flhB gene encoding flagellar biosynthesis protein FlhB: MADDAEKTEEPTPKKIEDARKEGNVPKSQDTSGVITLFVAILGILMLFPYMATHMIRLFQYYFSLIGMSVDKLFAIDIAIVTIREFLLMVIPLAAAVAIAGVVAALAQFGFLFTTKAIMPDFKKIDPIKGTKNLFSLKKLIEGVKVTLKSFTTLGVGFLFFFYFIEELPTVALFGLHDQLVWLKDKMIIIAFVMLFIIFIFAIIDIIIVRKQYFDGLKMSKQEIKDEMKNMEGDPLIKSKIRQIQMEASRKRMMAEVPNADVVITNPTHYAVAIKYDEAKARAPIVIAKGMDHIAQQIKKIARENHVHIVQNPSLARSLYKEVDVDKPIPEALFHAVAEVLAYVYKMNKK, translated from the coding sequence ATGGCTGATGATGCTGAAAAAACAGAAGAACCCACCCCCAAGAAAATAGAAGATGCCCGAAAAGAGGGAAATGTTCCAAAGTCCCAGGACACTTCGGGAGTGATAACACTTTTTGTTGCCATACTTGGTATTTTAATGCTTTTTCCTTATATGGCAACACATATGATCCGTCTTTTTCAATACTATTTTTCCCTCATAGGCATGTCTGTAGACAAATTATTTGCAATAGATATTGCCATTGTTACTATAAGGGAGTTTTTGCTTATGGTCATTCCTCTGGCTGCTGCTGTGGCGATTGCCGGTGTAGTGGCTGCACTTGCGCAGTTTGGGTTTCTATTTACTACAAAGGCTATTATGCCGGATTTTAAAAAGATTGATCCCATCAAAGGAACAAAGAATCTTTTTTCTTTAAAAAAGCTTATTGAAGGTGTGAAAGTAACACTGAAATCTTTTACAACCCTGGGTGTCGGATTTCTGTTTTTCTTCTATTTTATTGAAGAGTTGCCCACAGTTGCACTCTTCGGACTGCATGATCAGCTTGTCTGGCTCAAAGATAAAATGATAATTATTGCTTTTGTGATGCTCTTTATTATCTTTATCTTTGCAATAATAGATATAATTATCGTAAGAAAACAGTATTTTGACGGGTTGAAAATGTCAAAACAGGAGATTAAGGATGAAATGAAAAATATGGAGGGTGATCCACTCATAAAATCAAAAATCCGACAGATTCAAATGGAAGCTTCTCGAAAAAGGATGATGGCAGAAGTTCCAAATGCCGATGTGGTGATAACGAATCCTACACATTACGCTGTTGCCATAAAATATGACGAGGCAAAGGCACGGGCTCCGATTGTCATTGCAAAAGGAATGGATCATATAGCACAGCAAATCAAAAAAATAGCCAGAGAGAATCATGTTCATATTGTACAAAACCCCTCTTTGGCCAGAAGTCTTTACAAAGAAGTTGATGTCGACAAGCCTATTCCCGAAGCATTGTTTCATGCTGTAGCCGAAGTTTTAGCCTATGTTTACAAGATGAATAAAAAATAG
- a CDS encoding dihydroneopterin aldolase translates to MKIHIEELRFTCIIGILEHERQNEQEVIIDVAIEYDFEDNVFINYAEVAEFIKTDMQNKKFLLIEDALHDLSRELKNKFSKINTLYLKITKPSILPDCKVSVSNITNFQS, encoded by the coding sequence TTGAAAATTCATATAGAAGAGTTACGCTTTACATGTATCATCGGTATTTTGGAACATGAGAGACAAAATGAGCAGGAAGTCATTATTGATGTTGCAATAGAATATGATTTTGAGGACAATGTTTTTATAAACTATGCGGAGGTGGCAGAATTTATAAAAACAGATATGCAAAACAAAAAATTTTTACTTATTGAAGATGCACTTCATGATTTGAGCAGAGAGCTTAAAAATAAGTTTTCAAAAATAAATACTCTATATCTAAAAATAACAAAACCCTCCATTTTACCCGACTGCAAGGTCAGTGTAAGCAATATTACAAACTTCCAATCTTAA